In Kwoniella pini CBS 10737 chromosome 4, complete sequence, one DNA window encodes the following:
- a CDS encoding mitochondrial 54S ribosomal protein uL13m has protein sequence MSAIKGKTSLALTRVWHHADAQNRVLGNLASRIAWVLMGKHKPTYDPAVDAGDYVVVSNASNVHLTGKKGTDKIYYSHTGYMGGLKAVPITRMKERRPDEIIRRAVSGMLPKNTFRDRRLERLKIFAGPAPEVYANNSLTTWRDQANNITSKDTTTIV, from the exons ATGTCAGCAATCAAGGGAAAG ACATCTCTTGCTCTCACTCGAGTATGGCATCACGCCGACGCGCAAAATAGAGTTTTAGGTAATCTCGCAAGTAGGATAGCATGGGTATTAATGGGAAAACATAAGCCAACATATGATCCAGCAG TTGATGCGGGAGATTATGTTGTAGTTTCAAATGCTTCTAATGTACATTTGACAGGAAAGAAAGGTACAGataaaatttattattcgCATACTGGTTATATGGGTGGATTGAAAGCTGTCCCAATAACGAGGATGAAAGAACGACGTCCAGATGAG ATCATACGGCGAGCAGTATCTGGAATGTTACCTAAGAATACTTTCCGTGATCGAAGATTAGAACGTTTGAAGATATTTGCTGGACCAGCTCCTGAAGTTTACGcaaataattctttaacAACATGGCGAGATCAAGCCAATAATATTACATCCAAAGACACAACAACAATTGTATGA
- a CDS encoding small nuclear ribonucleoprotein Sm D2, translated as MRCVFAILRGLIQYAHVPKSELDEAQIKELEEYEISQGPLSVLQQAVRNSSQVLISLRNNKKLLARVKAFDRHCNMVLENVKEMWTETPKGKGKKPVNKDRFISKMFLRGDSVILVLRNAA; from the exons ATGAGGTGTGTCTTTGCTATTTTAAGAGGATTAAT TCAATACGCCCACGTACCTAAATCAGAATTGGACGAAGCACAAATAAAGGAGTTGGAAGAATACGAGATTTCTCAAGGACCTTTATCAGTATTACAACAAGCTGTTCGAAATTCATCTCAAGTTTTGATATCGTTACGAAATAACAAGAAATTATTAGCTAGAGTAAAAGCATTCGATAGGCATTGTAATATGGTTTTAGAGAACGTCAAGGAG ATGTGGACAGAAACACCGAAAGGAAAGGGCAAGAAACCAGTGAACAAGGATAGATTCATTTC TAAAATGTTCCTTCGTGGTGATTCAGTTATCCTTG TTCTCAGAAACGCTGCATAA
- a CDS encoding histone acetyltransferase ESA1, translating into MAPSTPSTPHRAGSEGGSPAPTVAAPGSYNLEDVIPGVKIFVRKPLPNGQEEQRKAEVLSTRPKPKPSAFAPPPPPDAPPTDPKDDTEYYVHYVEFNKRLDEWVGGSRLITDKEMEWPKPKDEDKKKREKVGKATPGSATPTKGTASPRPSGSLLKKAATKAASAVGKAHPLAKSTPKGKVPQKRKGKDQPGLDDEDEDGEGEDDNASVDADGDISMTGSQDGEGDVDADGEIDLSGPINPQAAPKVFSKKQEIEKLRTSGSMTQSHSEVSRVKNLDKLQMGKHEVETWYFSPYPIEYAHLPVLYICEFCLLYYPSFTQLKRHRTKCTLLHPPGNEIYRHDNISFFEIDGRRQRTWCRNLCLISKCFLDHKTLYYDVDPFMYYCMTIKDEYGCHLIGYFSKEKESPEGYNVACILTLPQYQRKGYGRVLIEFSYELSKVEGKLGSPEKPLSDLGLLGYRAYWQEKIVELLVNSDDEISLEEIALKTSITHGDIMHTCQALQMIKYYKGGHIIHLTDAVLEQHRKTMLKSRRSIDPKALKWKPPVFSRAQLAFGF; encoded by the exons ATGGCCCCTTCTACTCCTTCTACTCCTCATAGGGCGGGCAGTGAGGGTGGCTCACCCGCTCCTACTGTTGCTGCTCCTGGCTCATATAACCTAGAG GATGTGATACCCGGAGTCAAAATATTTGTTCGAAAACCTTTACCAAATGGTCAAGAAGAACAACGAAAGGCGGAAGTTTTATCAACACGTCCCAAACCTAAACCATCAGCATTTGCcccaccaccacctccagATGCGCCTCCTACAGATCCAAAAGACGATACTGAATATTATGTGCATTATGTCGAATTTAATAAAAGGTTGGATGAATGGGTTGGCGGAAGTAGGTTGATAACTGATAAAGAAATGGAATGGCCAAAaccaaaagatgaagataagaaaaagagagaaaaagttggaaaagCTACACCAGGTTCTGCAACTCCTACAAAAGGTACTGCTTCACCAAGACCTTCAGGTAgtttattgaaaaaagcAGCTACGAAAGCTGCTTCCGCTGTTGGTAAAGCACATCCTTTAGCTAAAAGTACTCCGAAAGGGAAAGTACCGcaaaagagaaaaggaaaagatcaacctggattagatgatgaagatgaagatggtgaaggagaagatgataatgctTCAGTTGATGCTGATGGAGATATCAGTATGACAGGATCACAAGATGGCGAGGGAGATGTAGATGCAGATGGAGAAATAGATTTATCTGGTCCAATAAATCCTCAAGCTGCACCTAAagtattttcaaaaaagcaagaaattgaaaaactAAGAACATCAGGTTCAATGACACAATCACATTCCGAAGTTAGTCGAGTTaaaaatttagataaattacaAATGGGTAAACATGAAGTTGAAACTTGGTACTTTTCACCATATCCAATAGAATACGCACATTTACCTGTATTGTATATTTGCGAATTTTGTTTACTTTATTATCCATCATTTACTCAACTGAAACGACATCGAACAAAATGTACATTATTACATCCACcaggaaatgaaatttacCGACATGAtaatatttcttttttcgaAATTGATGGAAGACGTCAAAGAACATGGTGTAGGAATTTATGTTTAATATCAAAATGTTTTTTAGATCATAAAACGCTTTATTACGATGTTGATCCATTCATGTATTATTGCATGAcaataaaagatgaatatggTTGTCATTTAATAGGatatttttcaaaagaaaaagaatcaCCGGAAGGTTATAATGTAGCTTGTATTTTAACTTTACCTCAATATCAAAGAAAAGGTTATGGAAGagttttaattgaattctcttatgaattatcaaaagttgaaggtaaattaggtaGTCCTGAAAAACCATTATCGGATTTAGGTCTTTTAGGTTATAGAGCATATTGGCAAGAgaaaattgttgaattattgGTTAatagtgatgatgaaattagtttagaagaaatagcTTTGAAAACTTCTATCACTCATGGCGATATAATGCACAC CTGTCAAGCCTtgcaaatgataaaatattATAAGGGTGGTCATATTATACATTTAACAGACGCTGTGCTAGAACAACATCGTAAGACAATGTTGAAAAGTAGACGGAGTATTGATCCTAAAGCTCTTAAATGGAAACCACCAGTATTCTCTAGAGCTCAACTAGCATTTGGGTTTTAA